The region AAGCTTAATTGAATTACAAAGAATGGGAATCATGGAGCCAAGGGTTGAATTCTGAACCACTTGGTCATAGAGGCTTTTGATACGATGCCAAGCACCAACTCTCCTAAAAGCATAAATTGGGTGGAGGCTCAAGGATGTTTTATGACAAAACATTTAGACAAAACTCTTGGGACGACGAAGCATACCTTCAGCTGAACTCGCTACTTCATTATTTGAAGGAGGATCCAGAGATTTGCTGTCAGAGAGGTTCTCAGTCTGGCTGGTTTGAGGGGCAATACTCTGGCGCCTTTGGACATTTCCAGCTTTTCCAGAAGATGGGGTCAAGCTAAACAATTGAGGAAGCTTTAAAGTGGGAGGACTAATAGAAACCTTGTCAAGCTGAATATTAGATAATCTTGAAGTCACCTCACTAACATCATCAGTGCTATTGTCCTAAACAATGTAAAGTGATACGGAAACAATAGGGGCAAAATCAGACACGGTATTGTGAAGGGACTAAACCAACAATCACATTATACTAAAATAGAAGAATACCATCCTCCCACTACTCTGTGACTGGATAGGTGACGTTGACCGACCATTGTGTCTGCTCATTGGAGGTAGATTTGCGGCTATACAGTTAACCTTTTCTGTACACTCTGATATGGACCTCTGTATGGTTGGAGCAACGTCCTTGAGTTGGTTAATAAGGACCTGCAAATTAAACATGCAACTGTGTGAAATTCCTAGAAGAATCTTTCTTGTATAGGAACAACATTTAAGGATCAACTCTACACAACATACTCAACTCCTGCAAAAAAGATGACAAGATAGAGCAAAGTAGGCTTAAAATATACATCAATGTTTAAGTGTAAAACCAGCAGCTAACTAAAAGGGAATGCAATGCCTCCATGACCAGCGCCATATGCTGAATAATAAAGCTAACTTATTTTACTCATCTATTTGCATCAATACATTGGCCACAGACACAGCAATAATTATGAACAAGAAAGCAAACAAGGAAAATAAAGTTCTGTTTTCATCTTAAAGATACAGTTCAccaactaaaaaaaatgtaagaatttAATATAAATCTAATCCCTCTTACATAAAGGGCATGCTAAAAACATCTGATTAAAACTTTTTGTCCACTTTTATAAACAATACATTCACAAGCAAAGTAAATTTTCCGTCcaccaaataaaaaatgtaagaatttatatataaatctaATCCGTCGTACACAAAGGGCATGCTAAAAAGATCTCAACAAAACTTTTTGTCCACTTTTGTAAGCAGTACATTCCTAAGTAAAGTAAATTTTCcggtaaataaatataacttaatGCACAATAAAAGTCCCGAAAAGGAAAATTAACTAAGTAGTAAAAAATATCAAGGACAAGGACATCATTTCTCTTTCTACATATAAACATCAAATTGGTATAAACTGCATTAGAAAGAAATCCAACCTTGGTAGAATCTAGCTTAAATTAAAACATGGTTCAATGCATTACCTGGAAACTAGCTAAATGTTGCTGATGCTCTGCAAGGGTTGCTGCTAAAGACTCAGCATGGCCACTTGAACCCTCTTCCTGTCCACTGCGCAATATATCTGGACCCTCTCCATCATTTGCTTTTGCCTACAGATCATGGTATGGTTTAGATGTTTCTCTAAGCAATAAATAAGATAACCAAATATGACATGAATCAACTTACTACTTGTCAATATTTTTATCAActgaataataaagaaaataattatggtCGAGAGAAAGGAgaattagaattaattaatgcacaataaataataatcaccAAGTATTTGGAGCAAAAAAGCCTGATTATCTTAATTTTCAAAGTCTGGACTGTAAAAGCAAAAACTATATTATTGCACACTAAAATGGTTCGGGACAACTTACTCACTAACAAAACGGCAATGTTAAGAAAAGAACCTTTATCTTGATTAAAGAGTACAATATTTTTCCTAAGGTATTATTAtgtgttataattataattatagaaataagcGAGATATATTTCATAATCATGCACAATTAGGACATTCTCACTAGACAAAAATGCAGAAGACCATGCCAAGTTTAAATATTTGTCAAGTATGATTTGTGAGCGTTGTCAATTAGATAAACATATTTGTCGGTCTTTTTCTAATAGTTTTAGTAAACAAGTTTTGTCTTTTCTTTAGTTCACTTTGATATTTATGATATTTCTCCTATAGTTACTCCTTTtggttttttaaatattttgttacatCCACATATGATTATTCTAGATATACCTAGATTTGGTTAATGAAAAGTCTATCATatgtgttttctattttttaaatttatctaatgatgttaaaacacaatttggtagaTCCATACATGTTTTTCGAAATGACAAAACCTGTGAATATTTATCTAACCAATTTGTGTAGTTCATGGTATCCGATGGTATTCTTCATTAAACTTTGCCTTCATACTCCTCAATTAAATGGAGCAGTGGAACATAAAAATAGATATCTCTTCTCAACCTGTAGTTATAactttttcctttgttgttcaAATGTCTTCGTGGGTATCATCAATCTCAAAGAGTATCAATGTTTTTTCTCCTGATTTTAATCAATATTGCATTTGTTGAAGTCTCTTTTCTAGGGTACCACATATTTGTACCAGGTTGAGATAAAATTTCTCCTCAATCGTTCATGTATGCCTTCTTGGATATCATCATTCTCAAAAGGGCTATCAATATTTTTCTCCTAATCTTAATCATTATTTGTTTGTTGATGTCACTTTGAGTCCCATATTACATGCTCGATCCTTCCTATCAAAACATTTGCAGTCATTTTCCCACCTCTATGAATCTTATTCCATCACTAACAAATGATTTTGCCATGCCTCAAGATGCTTCCCAGCACCTCTTTAGGTGTATATCAACGTCATCCATGGCCCATTGACATTCTTGTTCAAGACCCATATTCAACAAATAATGATATAGTGAAGGTCTTCTCATAATGCTTGTTCCTACCATGCCACTATCTCCCACTCCGAATCTAGTCATCTCCTCTGAAAAATGATTAGCCTATTGCTATTCAAAAGGATATATGTTATACTTGCACCCCTTTCACCTACTATACTAACTTAAGTTATCATAATTTTGCCCTATACACTTTACTTGTTTGTCTTCATTATCTTTTATTCCTATTTCTAAATCTCTAGGTAAAGTTTTATCTCACCCAGAGCACTGATAAATAATGATTGATGTGTGTCCTTCAATGTAGTGGTACTAAGGTGTTAGTTCCCCTTGCAGCTAACAAATTAGCCGTTAGATGTgatgcttttaaaatttttaaaaatggacTTGATGGAAAAACTAATTGTTAAAGCTCACCTGGTTGCCAAACGATACACACAAATTTACGGCCAAGATTACGTTCACACTTCCTCATGTAACTAGAATGACATTTATCCAACTTCTCTTCTTCACTATAGCCATTTTAAATTGCACTATATTAGCTTGACATGAAGAATGTGTTTCTACATGATCTTGACAAAGAAGTCTAAAAGGAGCAAACTCCTCAATTTTGTTGTTAAGGGGGAGTCATTTGTTATAGTATGTTGTCTTCACATGTCCTTGTATCGCCTTAAGAAATCACCCTGTGCATTTTTGAACTATGATCCATGAGTTTGGGATGATGTCATGTGATGTTGGTCAGCTTTTGTTTCAGCATCATTCTCTCCAAGTATCAGTGTTATTCATATCGAATAACGGAAAATATCAAAGACTCAAAAAAtcttttataaagttataacaGAAACCATAACAAATTATGGTGGAAACATTGTGgtcaaaagaaatataatgtacacatttaaaaaaacaaaaaaacaaataaaattgtaatgcaAAATAGGTATATTATGTGGGATGTTCTTGATTCTAGtgttaatcaatttaatttattaatattttcacaGTAATCAGTCACCGAGACAGAATCATAATTGGAACCAAAGACTCTACTTTCCAACTCATACTAGGTACAAATATCTTGCTTCAGAGAGCATGTATGATGAAGATTGTTCCATAGTTGCCTAGTGGTGGAAAAGGGCCCATAGTTCCAGATATCATGGTACCCCATAACCATGTCATAATGAGAGAGTCTTCATCTTTCCATGACTCAAACTGAAGATCCAATTCATTCGGAGCATTCCCTTCAATATGATTCAACCTCTTTTTACCCTTCAATTTCCTACGAATAAATTGTGCCAGCACAAGATAATTTTGACCATTGAGCCAAATAGCTATTAGTAGCACAAGAAGATCATTAGACGTCAGGGGTAGTAAAGGGGTGGACCTGGCTACTAGCTACTCACGGAAATTTTTTCTCCAACCATCATCAAATACACACTCATGAAAGAGCACATGGAAGGTTGGGTTTGCCTAGGGTTAAACCTCAACACTCGTGCCTACCTTGAAACAGAGAGGAGAGGTCAACAAGTCCAGGGGTGGTAGTCTCGTCAAGTTCCAACTTTGGTAGGGCAACCCGTGGCTTACAAATGCTAAAAATGCTGACACACAATGGCACATATGACCGCAATTTAGGGCTCAGGTCTTTCAAGGATACATCAATTAAGGGCCATCGATTCACCTAGTATGGATGCTGGGAAAAAAATCCAGCAATGAATAGTGACGGAATGAAAAGAAGGGGTCAAAATGAAGACTGttgaaaaatgagaaaagtgaaaaatcaAAGCTCCCAAGATTGGGAACTCTAATGCCGACTTGAAAAGGAGAGGAATAATCTCAATATGTTGTGATAATAATCTCAATGTACAAGGTTCCTATTTATATCGCTATGACAATAAATTCATTCCCTGAATTAGGGATTCGATCTCCAGAATCATGGATTCAATCTTTCATGATTATCTAATATACTAATTAACAATAATAGGGAATAGataaggaaacaaaaaaaaaaattgtaatatttaacATCAATAAACTTCCTATCTTTCAATGTTGGAATCtcaatgtaatattttttacagGGTTTTGTGCTCAAAAGGTTTAAATTTACTAATGATTCCCTATTTATAAAAGTTGTtcattaaactattttttaccCATATCACTAATAAGCATATAAGTGTCTCTTATTACACATACAGCTATAATAGCCAAAATTTGACCAGGTACTTCAAACTTGACATTTAAACCTCACCTCGTTTTCTCCAAATGGATCAAAAAATGAAGATACAAAAGAAGAGgacaaaagagataaaaaacatTGTCATCCACCATGTTAGAATGACACCCAAAGCAGTAAAGAGGAACCCAGATTCCCTGCCTCAAAGCATGCAAGACATGGGTTCTTCAGGCTAACCAGTAGATGACTCTCGCAGCCAGCAATTTTAGTAAAGAAcatttgttcattttattttacccCTTATTTTCTCGCATTCATTCAACAGCTTCAGATTTTAAGGATCATCTAGGTGTCATCTGAGTGAAAATAATACACTTGGAGAGTGAACTTTGACAGTCTAGCTGAATGTCAAGTCAAACCCAAGGTCGAAGCTATCCTATCAAGCTTGAAAGAAAGGAATTATAAGAGCATACCAGATGAAGAGATTGTTTGTGGATACGCTGCAAGGCATGGGTCCATCGCCGTATAACCTCTGCCACATCAACAGTTTGGTGGACTCTTCCAGTTCTGTCATCCACAATCGTTAATGTCTCATTGCTAAAATGTGATCCATCACTTTCTTCTTTGTTATCAATAGCAGACAAATCCCCAGGCTGACCAGATAATACATCTGAATATGGAGCTTGAGAACTCTGATCCATTGCTGCAAGCAAAGATGATCCAGAAATTCGATACCTGAAATTTTTGCATCAAAAAGTAAGCTGGTAATTTGGAATACATGTATAGAAAGGCAAGGAAGGCTACATCACAACATTACCTGTGTTCTCGATGAGCAATCAGGTCCTCAATAGGACCAGATGCAAGGACTTCATGTTGACCTGTATCAAAAGCTCAATATCATCATAAGCTATTCTCTTTTATAAAACAGtcaaaaaatgatataaaaaagaGGATTCTAGGTCATGGAGAGACAAAGTATGGAATCTTAATATCATAATTGAAAGGATACCAATACCAATTGTTTATCATCAACACTCATCATGGAAAATGTAATGGGGATATCAGAAatgataaagtaaaaataaaaacttcaaaTATTTACGATTTTGTATAGCTAAACCACAAAAATGGCAGAATCACGTTAGAATACACTCAGAAGAGCAAAAACTTACTATTACTTGATTCATAAATACGAAATACAATTGTAAAGATATAATATCAGAAATCAAACTCACTAGAATAACATGATCCATTAGACATGGAAAGTGCAAGAGCAGTATTAATAATTGCACTTACTTTTACGGGCTAATAAAGACTCCCATAATCGAGTGGCCTTAGAAACTAAATGGGAATTCTGACTTGAACTGGAGACAAGATCGTCCCAGAGCTCTCCTTCCAACTTCACTTTATTCCTCAAGTCATGGAGTTTTTCCAATTCTTGTTGCAAATAAGCCTGAATTCagattttatattgtaattgcATAAGTAACAAATACATAAGGAATATTCCTGACGGGAAAGAGGATATGAACTATATACGCATACACAATACATAACTATGCAAGACGGATTTGGTACAAAGCATTTAGTAATCGGTATACCTCTTCAGCACATAAACCTCGAAATTCGGCTGTCATTTCATGAGCCAAGTTTGACCACATAGCCTGACGTTGTACAGCCATCTCTGCGTTCTTAAGAAACTTTCTTCTTTCAAGGGCTATTCTTGCCTGTTTAAGACCAAAGACTCAATTGAGTAACTTAAAGACCAAGAAAATCAACATAGAATTAAAACTCTTCTTTCCCATTTTCATCAGTATTTGCATATGAAAATAAGTCATAGGAAACACACAAAGACAACATATTATTGATACTTTGTACGACTTCAATCTAGAAAAACGAATTAACGTATTATTGATACTTTGTATGACTTCAATTTAGAAAAACAATTACacaaaaaggacaaaaaaatcttcaaaacaGTCAGAATGACCCTTTGGCATTATATAGAAAACATGCCAAACTAATCATATAATGGCATCAATTACAACAACACATGCACAGATTCCACATAACAATAGTCACTTCATTCTtaacatttttaagaaatacCACCATTACCTTTGTAACTGGAAGTAGAGTAGCTGCATGTGAGAAGGCTACATCAGTCAATGGTGCGGGCAATGGATTAGAAGATATGTCAGCAGTAAATGTCCTTCGATGAACCTCTCGTAAAGCATGCAAAGAAAGTTGCCATAGAAGCTCAACAAACCTACATCAGAATGTAGACTTAAATAACTTTAGAACTGTCATTAACAAAATCCAAACAATGAACTTCAATTACCAACTTACCATATGCGACTACTATTACAACATAGCAAAAGCTTTAACTTACAAGGTTGGCTCCGACAGAATAAACCAAGTCTTTAAGATCAGTCcgttttaattcaattaatttttcttgatCTCTCTTTACCTGTCTTCCACCATATCAGTTATTCGTATTATGGCTTTATATTAGTCTTCTCCTCATATGACCAAACAATTTTAGGCCATATTCTATTTGTACCATCTCAAATGCATTAACTACCAATCCTGTCTTGCATGTTCACTAATCTACAACACTTAGCTTATGCTCGTTTTAGGTCTTTACCGACCAGCATTCAGTATCATAAACCAAGGATTTTACCGTTAATAGTACAGTAAGTATTATCTAGGGCAAAGGTCTCGTACACTCTATACCTCTAGCTACTTTGTTCAGTTCAGCAATTCTTCAAATAATTCTTAAACTGTTAGCAGATTACAAATTGTCCAAGATTTCACTGATTACATCGATATCTATCCATCAACAATGCA is a window of Vigna unguiculata cultivar IT97K-499-35 chromosome 4, ASM411807v1, whole genome shotgun sequence DNA encoding:
- the LOC114182260 gene encoding AUGMIN subunit 6; this encodes MTMDREKEREIELESAMYTNCLLLGLDPAIIGVGASNATPRVGHFRHSNPKLGEQLLYFILSSLRGPIQSAKDFDKVWPIFDSAQSRDFRKVVQGIISELESQGALPRSNSRVSSLATCCGPRFVELLWQLSLHALREVHRRTFTADISSNPLPAPLTDVAFSHAATLLPVTKARIALERRKFLKNAEMAVQRQAMWSNLAHEMTAEFRGLCAEEAYLQQELEKLHDLRNKVKLEGELWDDLVSSSSQNSHLVSKATRLWESLLARKSQHEVLASGPIEDLIAHREHRYRISGSSLLAAMDQSSQAPYSDVLSGQPGDLSAIDNKEESDGSHFSNETLTIVDDRTGRVHQTVDVAEVIRRWTHALQRIHKQSLHLAKANDGEGPDILRSGQEEGSSGHAESLAATLAEHQQHLASFQVLINQLKDVAPTIQRSISECTEKVNCIAANLPPMSRHNGRSTSPIQSQSSGRMDNSTDDVSEVTSRLSNIQLDKVSISPPTLKLPQLFSLTPSSGKAGNVQRRQSIAPQTSQTENLSDSKSLDPPSNNEVASSAEDSDSLYVQNLKRSVREAALSLRSCNSDSSRDSQSDGSSEHFFVPLSETNFSHLDAEKRGASLRSKRLFVSQMDDSLLESHSSGGHGVTKFDELPDMLNDLERLSDYDNVNGFLSYTGSNATSDAQRSIFDFEDTQDQVFSPPLLMDSSLLTDSFEDLLAPLSETETALIDH